From Desmodus rotundus isolate HL8 chromosome 12, HLdesRot8A.1, whole genome shotgun sequence, one genomic window encodes:
- the SNRPE gene encoding small nuclear ribonucleoprotein E → MAYRGQGQKVQKVMVQPINLIFRYLQNRSRIQVWLYEQVNMRIEGCIIGFDEYMNLVLDDAEEIHSKTKSRKQLGRIMLKGDNITLLQSVSN, encoded by the exons ATGGCGTACCGTGGCCAGGGTCAAAAAGTGCAGAAGGTGATGGTGCAGCCCATC AACCTTATCTTCAGATACTTGCAAAAT AGATCTCGGATTCAGGTGTGGCTTTATGAGCAAGTGAATATGCGGATAGAGGGCTGTATCATT GGTTTTGATGAATACATGAACCTCGTATTAGATGATGCAGAAGAGATTCATTCtaaaacaaagtcaagaaaacaacTAG GTCGGATCATGCTGAAAGGAGATAATATTACTCTCCTGCAAAGTGTCTCCAACTAG